From the Patagioenas fasciata isolate bPatFas1 chromosome Z, bPatFas1.hap1, whole genome shotgun sequence genome, one window contains:
- the LOC136115300 gene encoding stAR-related lipid transfer protein 6-like isoform X1, giving the protein MDYKKIADEVSEKLLSYSQDTSGWRVIKVSKNVTVSSKPSKEYAGNIYRGEGIIKEVPSKIIPFMYLPEYRSKWDKALKSYKLLESIDQDTGLYHSVTHSYGMGLISSRDFVDLLHVKPYPGDVLTTNSVSVEYSGCPPTPSCVRGYNNPCGYVCSPLPENPEHSKLVVFIQPELGGMLPCSVVESALPTTLVNLITDTRAGLKALKDPN; this is encoded by the exons ATGGACTATAAGAAAATCGCAGATGAAGTTTCAGAAAAACTGTTATCATACAGTCAAGATACTTCAGGATGGAGGGTGATAAAAGTCTCA AAAAATGTTACGGTTTCTTCCAAGCCTTCAAAAGAGTATGCGGGAAATAT ATACCGCGGAGAAGGGATAATTAAGGAAGTGCCCAGTAAAATCATTCCTTTTATGTATCTCCCTGAATATCGAAGCAAATGGGACAAAGCATTAAAATCTTACAAGCTGTTAGAAAGCATTGACCAG GACACTGGTCTATACCACAGCGTAACCCACAGTTATGGGATGGGGCTGATTTCATCCCGGGATTTTGTTGACCTGCTGCATGTTAAACCATACCCTGGTGATGTCCTTACCACTAACT CTGTCAGCGTGGAATATTCCGGCTGCCCCCCAACTCCCTCCTGTGTCCGGGGCTACAACAATCCCTGTGGATATGTCTGCTCGCCTTTGCCTGA GAATCCAGAGCACTCCAAACTGGTTGTATTTATTCAGCCAGAACTGGGAGGAATGCTGCCCTGTTCGGTAGTGGAATCAGCGTTACCGACCACGCTCGTAAACCTCATCACCGATACCAGAGCTGGCCTGAAAGCCTTGAAAGATCCGAACTAA
- the LOC136115300 gene encoding stAR-related lipid transfer protein 6-like isoform X4, whose amino-acid sequence MDYKKIADEVSEKLLSYSQDTSGWRVIKVSKNVTVSSKPSKEYAGNIYRGEGIIKEVPSKIIPFMYLPEYRSKWDKALKSYKLLESIDQLSAWNIPAAPQLPPVSGATTIPVDMSARLCLRIQSTPNWLYLFSQNWEECCPVR is encoded by the exons ATGGACTATAAGAAAATCGCAGATGAAGTTTCAGAAAAACTGTTATCATACAGTCAAGATACTTCAGGATGGAGGGTGATAAAAGTCTCA AAAAATGTTACGGTTTCTTCCAAGCCTTCAAAAGAGTATGCGGGAAATAT ATACCGCGGAGAAGGGATAATTAAGGAAGTGCCCAGTAAAATCATTCCTTTTATGTATCTCCCTGAATATCGAAGCAAATGGGACAAAGCATTAAAATCTTACAAGCTGTTAGAAAGCATTGACCAG CTGTCAGCGTGGAATATTCCGGCTGCCCCCCAACTCCCTCCTGTGTCCGGGGCTACAACAATCCCTGTGGATATGTCTGCTCGCCTTTGCCTGA GAATCCAGAGCACTCCAAACTGGTTGTATTTATTCAGCCAGAACTGGGAGGAATGCTGCCCTGTTCGGTAG
- the LOC136115300 gene encoding stAR-related lipid transfer protein 6-like isoform X3 translates to MYLPEYRSKWDKALKSYKLLESIDQDTGLYHSVTHSYGMGLISSRDFVDLLHVKPYPGDVLTTNSVSVEYSGCPPTPSCVRGYNNPCGYVCSPLPENPEHSKLVVFIQPELGGMLPCSVVESALPTTLVNLITDTRAGLKALKDPN, encoded by the exons ATGTATCTCCCTGAATATCGAAGCAAATGGGACAAAGCATTAAAATCTTACAAGCTGTTAGAAAGCATTGACCAG GACACTGGTCTATACCACAGCGTAACCCACAGTTATGGGATGGGGCTGATTTCATCCCGGGATTTTGTTGACCTGCTGCATGTTAAACCATACCCTGGTGATGTCCTTACCACTAACT CTGTCAGCGTGGAATATTCCGGCTGCCCCCCAACTCCCTCCTGTGTCCGGGGCTACAACAATCCCTGTGGATATGTCTGCTCGCCTTTGCCTGA GAATCCAGAGCACTCCAAACTGGTTGTATTTATTCAGCCAGAACTGGGAGGAATGCTGCCCTGTTCGGTAGTGGAATCAGCGTTACCGACCACGCTCGTAAACCTCATCACCGATACCAGAGCTGGCCTGAAAGCCTTGAAAGATCCGAACTAA
- the LOC136115300 gene encoding stAR-related lipid transfer protein 6-like isoform X2: MDYKKIADEVSEKLLSYSQDTSGWRVIKVSDTGLYHSVTHSYGMGLISSRDFVDLLHVKPYPGDVLTTNSVSVEYSGCPPTPSCVRGYNNPCGYVCSPLPENPEHSKLVVFIQPELGGMLPCSVVESALPTTLVNLITDTRAGLKALKDPN, from the exons ATGGACTATAAGAAAATCGCAGATGAAGTTTCAGAAAAACTGTTATCATACAGTCAAGATACTTCAGGATGGAGGGTGATAAAAGTCTCA GACACTGGTCTATACCACAGCGTAACCCACAGTTATGGGATGGGGCTGATTTCATCCCGGGATTTTGTTGACCTGCTGCATGTTAAACCATACCCTGGTGATGTCCTTACCACTAACT CTGTCAGCGTGGAATATTCCGGCTGCCCCCCAACTCCCTCCTGTGTCCGGGGCTACAACAATCCCTGTGGATATGTCTGCTCGCCTTTGCCTGA GAATCCAGAGCACTCCAAACTGGTTGTATTTATTCAGCCAGAACTGGGAGGAATGCTGCCCTGTTCGGTAGTGGAATCAGCGTTACCGACCACGCTCGTAAACCTCATCACCGATACCAGAGCTGGCCTGAAAGCCTTGAAAGATCCGAACTAA